Within the Hevea brasiliensis isolate MT/VB/25A 57/8 chromosome 2, ASM3005281v1, whole genome shotgun sequence genome, the region GGACTGTAACAGTTCACATTACCCAATAGCTTTCATTTCATTCTCTCACTGACCAATCAACAGCAACGCACGTGCCTCTGCCTCGGGGACCCACCCAAACATCCTGAATCATCTCGTCTCCTATTGGTCCGATTACAACTCCAAGAAAGTCACAGCGAGTAGTTTTATCATTACCGCTTCACCCGGTACTACTATAATACCTAGGCTATAGCACTCGTTAGCTCAAAAATTGAAGCAGCTGAAGCAGAAGCTTCCTCTCCCACTCTCTCTTTCTGGCAAAAAATTCATCTATAAAAACCTCGAAGCCTCCTCTCGTTCTATTTCTCAAggaaaactctctctctctctctctctctctctctctctctctctgagagCTAAATGGGATTTCCTGTTGGGTACACTGAAGTTTTCTTGCCGAAGATGTTCGTGCACGCACTATCCTTTCTGGGTTTTATCAGAAACCTCATTCTATGCCTTTTTAATTATCTGGGTCTCTCGGATTTCCTCGAAACCGATAACATATGGCCCGATAATACTAACCGAATCCATAGCCACACGCCCGTTTCCGCCGTCCTGATCCGGGAAATCCTACCCGTCATAAAGTTCGACGATTTGGTCGCTGGAGACAGCGAAGTTGAGCTGCCGGATTGTTGTGCCGTTTGTTTGTATGAGTTCGAGGGCGATGCGGAGATCAGATGGCTAAAGAATTGCAAGCACATTTTCCACCGTGCGTGTTTGGACCGTTGGATGGATCATGATAGGAACACGTGTCCGCTTTGTAGAACCTCGTTCGTGCCTGAGGAGATGCAAGAAGAGTTTAGTCAAAGGTTACTGGCGGCTTCTGACGAGGGTGATTTTTACAGTGAGTACAGTTCGGTCCCGGTTTTGTAGAGACTAGAGAGGGCCATGTCTTGTTCCGCTGTTGGTATGAAATGTACATATACAATGAAATTTGGGCAATTTagcctaataaaaaaaaaattgagtgtcTTACATATTATTTCccctattttttaattattattattaaaattagctATACATATTTTTCATAGGCTTTTTTACTAACAAATATGCTAAATGCTAAAGCAAAAGAGTGGGTTTTTTCAACCGAGGTATACGGGTGCATGTGCCTAAATGGAACAGTTCCAGCTATGTGCTGGTTAGAGGATCATTGGAATGGTTTTATGGTAATCTGTAAGAAATAATGTACTCCAAACATGGCACTGCAGGTTTTGTCTTCTCAATCTTATCTGTTATCTATTTAATTTAAAGTCATTagagagagggagaaaaaatTGAAGTGGTTCCTTTGGCATGTGTGGTCTACAGCTGAGGGTTTGTTGGTATGAAGGCTTTTACTGGTAGTTTTCTGGAAGAGCACATGGAAATGGGGCTACTTTTTTTTCATAAAAGCTGAATCACTCCACGTTTGTCTCATGGGTAGAAGCCTGCGCTGCACATACATATTAACTTGGGTCGGATTCAGATAACAAAACTTGGCAATTTCTGATTCGTGCATAACCAAAATTGGGACGTTTTATTACTAAATTGACAAAAGACAAGTAGATAAGGATCATCATAAAAGCCTATTGAGTATAGACTTGTTTTATGAAAATCAGTAAGGATTTGGCGCACTTGGATTTGGAAATCTCCTCTAAAACTAAAATAAAAGCACTAAACTTTCTGTCTATGTCTAACATTAATTTCCAGCTTTATGCTTTATGTCATTCTTACTGTATACAAGATGGTGCTTTTGTGCTCATCTCAGTAACCTGTGTAAGCTGTGAAGTAACAAGCACAGTTGATCCGTTATACCTCGGTGTTTGTGTGTCACTGATTTTAATGATTTTGACTTGCACAACAACAAAGAAGAATTATGACTGAAAACACCTTGATAATAACGTGGTGGCCACCGCTACTCTCGTCCTGCCGACCAACTCAATTCGTATCTTGTCAATCCCAATGTTAAGTAATTTTAACTGAAAATTTTCCTGACAGTTTCAACCTCACAATCCACTCATCATTTCAGCTCTCACGCTTTGCTTAAACTTGAAGCATCACTCGTCGCATGGATCTAAACAGCAAAGTGGGAGTAGAATTTGGATCATGTTGAGTTAAATCAATGCACGATATGCTTATATATCAGGGAAAATCGGAGAAAATGAAGATGGTCATGGAAATGCTTCAGTATTATCAAAGATTACTGTTAATTTTATGCACTTCCTGAGCAACCAAACAGAAATAATTTGATTTTTACTGTGAATTTTACACCAGAGGGGGGGGTTTGGTGGGGGGGTTTAGACATTAACAGTTTGGATCTTACGGCTCTGTTTTGAATTTAGTGAGACACACATA harbors:
- the LOC110638002 gene encoding brassinosteroid-responsive RING protein 1, translated to MGFPVGYTEVFLPKMFVHALSFLGFIRNLILCLFNYLGLSDFLETDNIWPDNTNRIHSHTPVSAVLIREILPVIKFDDLVAGDSEVELPDCCAVCLYEFEGDAEIRWLKNCKHIFHRACLDRWMDHDRNTCPLCRTSFVPEEMQEEFSQRLLAASDEGDFYSEYSSVPVL